The Neovison vison isolate M4711 chromosome 5, ASM_NN_V1, whole genome shotgun sequence genome includes a region encoding these proteins:
- the LOC122906934 gene encoding LOW QUALITY PROTEIN: PHD finger protein 24-like (The sequence of the model RefSeq protein was modified relative to this genomic sequence to represent the inferred CDS: inserted 1 base in 1 codon; deleted 1 base in 1 codon) — MGVLMSKRQTVEQVQEVSLAVSAFKDGLRDRPSIRRTGELPGSRRGTGEGSVQEVQEEKEAEASTPELQEESSTKRAAWERLRAGRGAEPEEFDRSNRFPPPAFTRPTRKLDDDKPPDTCLEPRELVVSDELCDVCEVWTAESLFPCRICTRVFHEGCLRRMGYIQGDSVAEVTETAHAEPGRSCHXCDNLNLLLTEEEMYSLTETFQQCQVIPDCSLTLEDFLRYRHQAAKRGDSNRALSEEQEEQAARQFAALHPEHRGHIEWSDFLSHESLLLLQQLRPQNSLLRLLTVKERERARATFLPARGNWSTISEAECHAAQHSWFCKRLAEAPSCSVSISHVGPIADSSPASSSSSKSQDKALLPTEQESRFVDWPTFLRENVVYILAARPNSAAIHLKPPG, encoded by the exons ATGGGGGTGTTGATGTCCAAGCGGCAGACGGTAGAGCAGGTACAGGAGGTGAGCCTGGCTGTGTCTGCTTTCAAGGATGGACTACGGGACAGGCCTTCCATCCGGCGCACCGGTGAGCTTCCAGGGTCCCGCCGAGGCACTGGAGAGGGCTCTGTCCAGGAGgtccaggaggagaaggaagcagaggcaaGTACCCCAGAGCTGCAAGAAGAGAGCAGTACCAAACGTGCAGCCTGGGAGAGGCTCCGAGCTGGGCGTGGAGCGGAGCCGGAGGAGTTTGATAGGAGTAATCGGTTCCCACCGCCGGCTTTCACCCGCCCCACCCGGAAGCTGGATGATGACAAGCCTCCTGATACCTGCTTGGAGCCCAGAGAACTTGTTGTCAGCGATGAGCTGTGTGACGTCTGTGAGGTCTGGACAGCTGAGAGCCTCTTCCCATGCAGGATCTGTACCAGGGTTTTCCACGAGGGCTGTCTGCGCCGCATGGGCTACATCCAAGGAGATAGCGTGGCAGAGGTGACTGAGACAGCCCACGCAGAACCTGGCCGGAGCTGCC ACTGTGATAATCTCAACTTGCTGCTAACTGAGGAGGAAATGTACAGCCTCACAGAGACCTTTCAGCAGTGTCAAGTCATTCCTGATTGCTCCCTGACACTGGAGGACTTCCTGCGCTACCGCCACCAAGCAGCAAAGCGGGGGGACAGTAACAGGGCTCTAAGCGAGGAGCAAGAGGAACAGGCAGCCCGCCAGTTTGCAGCCCTGCACCCTGAACATCGAGGACACATAGAGTGGTCTGACTTCTTGTCCCATGAGTCCCTCCTACTTCTGCAGCAATTGCGTCCCCAGAACTCTCTGTTAAGGCTTCTGACAGTCAAGGAACGGGAACGAGCCCGGGCCACCTTCCTC CCCGCCCGGGGCAATTGGAGTACTATCAGTGAGGCAGAGTGCCATGCAGCCCAGCACTCTTGGTTCTGCAAACGCCTTGCAGAGGCTCCTTCCTGCAGTGTCAGCATCAGCCATGTGGGTCCCATAGCAGACAGCAGCCCagctagcagcagcagcagcaagagtCAGGACAAGGCTCTGCTGCCCACAGAGCAGGAATCCAGATTTGTGGACTGGCCTACATTCTTGCGGGAGAATGTTGTCTACATCTTGGCTGCTCGCCCCAACAGTGCAGCAATTCATCTGAAACCCCCAGGATAG